Part of the Lates calcarifer isolate ASB-BC8 linkage group LG6, TLL_Latcal_v3, whole genome shotgun sequence genome, ACCAGGGTTAACTGAGAGTGAATACTACAGCTggaacaaattaacaaacaaataacaccaacagtttacatttaaaatgttaagacCTCTCAACACTCCAGTCGTAGTGGAGTAATGGCCAACAGCCAGCATGACCTTAGAAAACTGCCTGGCAAATGAACTGGCCTGATATCCAGGATAGCCAGGATATCCTCAAAATGAGCTAGTTTGTGCAACCTGTTGTGCATCTATGTCTCAGGGCAAAAGTGTGTATAATTGCTCCTAATGGTCATATTCAAAGGCAGAGCAAAGTTCCTGCCTTCAGGCAGTTGCAATGAATCAAGGGCATAATAGCACACACCTTCAAACCACCTCAACACATAATGTTGCCATAGTTAATACAAAAAGTGATTTAAGTAGTTGattgaataataaaataaaaaaataaaattcatctgTCTTCAATAATCTCTTGAAGACTCGTCTCTTCTCAGAGCTAACATGGTGAAATAGCATGCTCTTCTTTATCTCCTTGCACTTTGCCATACAGATTTAGGACTTAGTATTCacttcaaggtctcctactgcactgaagcaTTTGTATTGTTGCTCACTTGTAAATCCCTTTGGATACAAGTGTGTGCTAAATGAGTTCGTGTAAATGTAATACAGACAAATGGCTGGCCTGCACTAATTTTCTTGTTATATACGCTTTCAAACTAGATAAAAACAATGTTCCTTTTCTATGTCAGGCTTCTATTTACCACATGTTTgcttctctctgcagtcagCTGAGGAATGACTTCTCTTCCGTTTGCGGTTTGGTACAGGAGGAGCTGGCTTTGTTCGGGGAGGGCCAACATGGGGTCCTGACGGGGAGCAGCAAATGACTGGCTGAGGACCTAGACAGTGACATAAGTTAAGACATTTATCAACCTtctgtggaaaaagaaaaaagaacttgAACACAAATCAGAGTTTACATTAGACTTTTTTAACAGCCACTATGCCCATTAATACTATGaccaaacatatttttaattggCCATATAATAGtctacatcaacaacaacaaaaacccaaacattGAGaccaaacaaaatcatttttattaaaagCAGTGGGCACAACTGAACTTCTCTTTGCAAACTTTGCAACCTAAACATAGCCTTTAGGCTTCAACagtataataaaacaaactgctttgctattgctgattaaataaaacattagcaAACAGATAATGAACTAACATTCACTGCGTTTGTACAAATTTGCACTTTCAgaatcaggttttttttttgagatttaaataaatctgttaacGCAGAAAAATGTTGGCATGTTGCTTTTTTAACATGTAGACTTTAAGATGTGGGATAAGCGCATCTTTTCTGGATTTGATCGAGTTTTAACAGTGCTGTTTTATGACACTTTGAAGTTGCTGATGTGAGGTCACAGCACCAACTCTGCTGTGCAAGTGCAGAGGATTTCAAATTGACTGACCCTGTGGTAAAGTAATTTGTTCTAAAATGTGTTGAACACTTCCATTCCATTCCATTCACCTTTTCATGTCTTAACCATTTGAGCTTTTCCTTTGGCTGTTTTGTAGCAGCTTCAGTCTCAGGTGCAGTACTTGCACCACTGcttttgtaaaaaaaactgGCAGAGGAATGTCTGCTTTGACATGTCCCAGATTTGTGCTACCTGACAATGCATATCACCTTTCTTACCAAGGCCCTTTCACTGCGAGACCTTACATAGACAGGTGTATGCCATTCCagatcatccatccatccattatctatactgcttatctgtaaGGGTCGCAAAcaggctggagcctatcccagctgacattgggttagaggcggggtacaccctggacagctCACCAATCATTCCAGATGTCAAATCAATTTCATTTATCACAGGTGGACACCAATCAAGGTGCAGGAACAGCTAAATTTGAAGTGTGATAGAAAAGGGTCTgaatgtcaatgtgatatttcagtttttccctttttaataattttgcaaatatttttataaaatatgttttcgCTTTGTCATTATGTGGTATTGAGTGTCAATTAATGatgtacatatatacatatatttttttagtatAAAGCTGCAACATAACAATAATGTGAAAATAGCACAGGGGTCTAagtactttctgaatgcactgtaaatgcagtccatttactcTTCTATTATatgaccaaacacacacaaccaaacagCAGAGGCAAAACCAAACTTTTGAATAAGTTTATATTCAAGTTGTCTTAGCAACATATTTAATAAGTCACACAATATTTTACTATTTAATATCCTATTAATTAATAAGGCATATTTTTCACTGAGAATTTTTTCCATTGAACGGATAACAACACAATACTGGCCAAAAGCCAGCATATGTCAGCTAattctgagacacacacacacacacacacacacacacacacacacacacacacacacacacacacacaatcaccaACCTGTTCTTCTATGGGGCACAGTGTCCTTGCTCTGCACTGTTCCTCTTGGTGAAATGTAGCGCACTGATGTCTCCTCCAGGTACTTGTCAACAGGATCTGggcaaactgaaaacaacagttGATTTCAGATGTTATTTTCAATTGCAATGCCAATCATTCCAATCATTGCACAGATTGCAGAGGCAATGCATCAACAGTCAGTTTTTGTGAACtgccacactgtaaaaaaatgtctgtgaaatTAACAGTCAAGTTCTGTAAAATCAAGACATAAAAATCCTGTAATtagaaaaacaatgacagattgtatattttacagtaatatttAGTAAAATATCGAACCAAACACaactgttaatgttaaagtaagAATATGTTGAAAGAAgaatatttcttctttcttaGAATTTAGTCTAGAATTTACGAATAACTGTAGtttaaacacatacaaactaacacagtcacaacacacaaaatacaaaaggcAATACAATAGAGTTGAACTGACAACATAGCAgtgttaaaataatgttttttgtcaAATAGATTTACTGAAAGAAACAATcttacatttttacaaattcATATATTATACTTTACAGATAAGAAAAGgtacaaacactgtaaaattaTGTTAATATGAAAGGTTTAAAATAGGTGATATGATAACCATTTTATACAATGAATCATGCAGTTTGTTGAAAATAACTTCTGGGTAGAAAACCACTCCTTCAAGTGCAATTTTAGTAGTGGAGTGGAGCAAACAGGTTGTCtaagggaggaggtggggacACAAGCTAATCAGTATATAGAATCGGTACAGAACATAAAACAATCCCACCAGAACTGTCAGATTGGTCGGCCCACCACATTTAACTGAATAGTTTGTATAGCTTTGAAAGTTACAACTGAAAATAACACTAGACATTTACCTAATCATAAAATCATGAGACCCGGAATTCAGgaaaattaaaagcaaaaacttgaaaaatgttcACATGAATTGCAAATTCGCAATCGTGTCTAATGCTGATGTGTGAAAAGTCATGAAATCTAATCTTCTCATTCATGTACATAGACATGAACTTTCTACTTTTTTGTGACACTCAGCACAACTTAAATTAATGCTTTTCAACTCCAGAGAAGACGGTGGTTGTAATGCACTTAGTACGCTGGCTAAGGTTAGAAAAGGTTGATGTTAAaattttttcatgtttgccAGCCTGGTCTCCCACCTTGTTTAGGCCACGACATATCTGAGGGTGTCTCATCATATGATGTTGCGCCAAAAAGAAATGGTTTACATATTCATTTTCAAGCAGTTCAAGTACAAAGGATTTGATGCTGTCACAAAGCCATGTGCTGTCAACTCTGGTAGGTCCCAGCATTTGAGTCAAGCCATCCAGAAGTGGAATTTAATATATTACTGATTTGACTtgtgtgaaaaatattttgttgtccCAGGTGAGCCATCTTGACATTGTAACCCAAGAATATTTAgaatcaaaaatgtgttaatttccCCTTTAATTTTGAAATTTGGGCTCTTGATCGGCGTATGGACGATGTGTTtctgaaagtaaacacagctACTTCAAGACATGTGCTAGGCATTTTAAAAACTTCACTCCCACAACACAATGGTAGTGTTTCCACAGACATATAGTATAAAAGGTACATCGTATAAAAAGGGCATTTCCTTGTGTAAAAAAATGATTAGTCCATGGAGTTTGGAGAActcattattttaatttgaagtgATGCAGCGGTGTATTTtgtgatgcacacacataaagctgactatcatttttaatattaactGTACTCAGTGACAAAACGGAGTACAGGGTTGCACTGTCTTGTCAACTTGgtacatttttatctgttacCATCATACATTGTTACCAAGTCAttctgctgtcactgtgtgttgtcAACATAAACATGATCTTGGCCACTGTGCCGAAGAAACTatacaaaaaatacacaagtagtaaaagacaaaatactATTTGAGAAATATGACAGTGATGGCAGTTTTTCCCTTTTAGATGTACAGAATTAAAAAGTGTAAATCCTCACTCCTATTATATATTCAAGCTGAAACAGTATGTTGTCAAGTAATCATGATCTTTGTCACTGGTGGAGAAACCATActaaaaatgtacatgtatGAATAGTAAACATGATAAAATACTAGTtgagaaatattgtttttttcctttagaaGTCCAGAAATAAAGTGTAAAACCTTACTCAATTATATTCAAAGTAGGGGCTCCAATTATCTACACCGTTATTTGGCTAAATAACTCATCATTTCTATAATCTGGAAAACTGATGTCATTCTTTAACATGTCTACACACCACCATCAGTGAGGTCTTGCCTGACTTTCAAGAGATGACAAAAGATATTCCAGAAAAGCATATAAAATCCCTTGGGGTTGAGACATATgatgattttcagtttttcagattCTCAGCACTGTGTGAGCAAGAGCAGAAAGTTCCTATTGCCTGTAACAAAGTTTAAATTgatgaagagggagctgagtgGTTGCTCTGAAAACGTCAGAGacgatgctgctgctgctgtcctaCTTTGATGAGAAGGAAGATGCAATGTTCAGTTATGTGGAGGACATATACCTGGCAGGAGAAGTACAGACTGACTCTTGTCATTGTTATGTGTAAGAAGTTAACATTTTTCTCTTggtctttctttcattctcacctttgtttttctctttctttcttttctgtctacTTGGACACAAATTAATGTTGCACAATGTTTTGTGACTGTAAGCTCTTGAGGTTAGTTAAAGATTAGAACATGtaaagtttacattttaaaactgcaggAATTCACAGAAAATACCTTGTAAACTTGTAGATTCCAAAGCCTCTTTCAGCTAATTTAACAGAATTCGTTTCTACCAATTCTTTCAGTAAAATTTACATTGCTTATTGTACATTGAATCCTAGTAAAATCAGTTgtactgtttattttacagaaTTATTTTGGCAACCACAGCTgcctgttttttccttttttgtcttttacgtttttttttacaatgcaGGGTTGACATATGAGCAATTTTTGATTGTTGCATATAACAGAGACATACTTTATAGTCTCTATGGAACTTTTCAGTGTACACAACCTATTTTGAATAAAGCACTTGCTCCGATCACTTTCCAGATGCTTAAAAATTCAGCCTTTTCAATTCAAGCTCCTGTGCAATTGGAGGCAGGACATGCCTCCAATCGCTGCACAGTCTCAGGCTCCTTCAGTTTATTATTTGTGTTACTCAGCTCTTTCTCTGAATGTCCAGAATATAGACACTGTCCATCAGTCTCATGCAGTCCTCCAGTACCTGCCACACCCAATCTCTCAAGTTGCTGCCTCCTGCTCTCCATACTTAATTCTTGATGATCCAAGACATTTTGCGCTGCTTAAGATGGCCCTGTCCAATCTTCAGCCCCATCACAAAAGTGACCAGTTCAAATATCAGGTGTTAATGAACTGCTTGAAGCTCGACACTGCTTGTTCTTTTCCACAGAtgtcagccacaacattaaaaccacagacaggtgaagtgagtaaaattaatcattttgttacaatacaatgttttGCTGGGAAACCATGGTTCCTGACATTCATTTAGATGTTGCTTTGGCACAACTCACCCACCTAAATAGtgctgtagaccaagcacaGCCCCCAAGGCAACAACACTCACAAgggcaggggcctcccccagcaggacagtgctcccaccacaccacagaaactgctcagaaatgtttcGAGGAACAcaaaggtgttgacctggcctccaaactccccagatcccaagccgacccagcatctgtgggcCGCACTGGAACAAGCCACATTCATGGAGCCCTCACCCCGCAACCCACAAGACCCAAAAGATCCACTGCCAatatcccagtgccagacaccacctgacaccctcagaggtccaACATCCGTGCCCTGACGGGTTGGAGATGTTTTGGCGACACAAGGtggacctacacaatattaggcaggcCCCACAGATGTTGGATCAAATTCTTACttccttatttatttttgttaatttgatTACTGCAAAAAAATTCAGGAACAACTATTTACATGAATATGTGGTGTATCCTTGCAATCGTTAAAACTTAGAGTTCAGTACAAATTTCAACCCAGTCCAGTGAAAAATAAGTAGTTAGTGATACTtagaacacacatacaaagaacagctaaaatgaaaacattagcTGCTGGAGTCAAACCCCAAAAAGTCATAACTAAAAAAGTATTTGTAGAGCAATAATATTTTTGCAAGATCCCATGAATTTCATAGaagtttttatattaattttttcAAGAAAATCCATGACATTAACTGGGAGGTTCTTACTACTGGGAGACTTACATAATATGTCATTTTAGGTTCTGTGGATATGTGTTTATTCTGGGTGGCAATGCCAGAAAACAATTCTCAAGTACTTTTTACTATACACTGCTATGTGAAAATGTGGTTTGCATAAATAAGCTGGCCTTAATTGAATGCAACTAGTTAGAGACAGCTCTGGCCAAGGAAACAGATGAGGAATGTCTTCTTCATTTCGAATTCATATGTTGCAAAGAAATCCAAAAAATGTAGACTGCGCATTAGTAACAGTAAGACATTAAAACCCAACTGTCAActattaaatatgtaaataacgGCTGGTGTGAACATAGTGATGACAATGCTTTACTCACCGGCCTGTCGTTTCCTGAGTGTGACATAAGGCAAAAGGTCGTGGCGGGTGATAATCCTTAGAAGCTGGAGAACATGCCGGAAATTGGTCTCATCGCAGCGACCCTGGCGCTCTAAAGCCAGCAGAAAATCCCTTCCACTCCTGATGCCACCCCGCTCATACTCGTCAATCACatcaacaaacagaaatgacagtACTCTGACATCCCGATGTGTTAGCTGGGCTCCAACTATGTCAAACATGCGGTGGAGTGAGTACAGCCCATGGGAGTTGTCCACTGCTTCCTCTGGCCAAGGTTCAAAACCCCCATCTCTTCTGGATAGGCTGGAATTGGTACAGGAGGCAGAAACATTCCTGTTGGTCACCTCCCCGCTAGCTGCTGACACACCGGAGCAGCCCGGCCTAcctgtcagtgctctgtgttccAGAGGCCCGGCAGTTGCGCTGCTAGAGTGCAGCTGATTGGCCTGAATGTGAGGCCGGGCCTGCTGAGCAGAGGAGTTCTGGGCAAGCTGGGGAGGAATAACAGCATTGGGGAGCTGAGGTTGCTGTGATGTCATCTCAGGACCCGATGATGAAAAGGGATGCTCGAATCCCTGCAATTCCTGCTGTCCTTCTCTGCGCCAACTGATGAGCTAAACATGGAGAGTGAGGGATCACATAAATACAATCATTTTGGACCAAACACATGCAGGGTTTCTCACAGGTCACTGCAGTGAAGGCAGCCTCCTCTAATATCAGAAATCATAATTACAGTTTCAGCTTCAGCAGAACACAACAAAGGTCACATATTCAATGAGAGAAGCAAATGTTTGGATTGGGCAATGTCACCATATATAGCATGATTATTTAGCAAACCAGCATATGTTTTCCCATGTCTTGTTGTTGTGGGTGTATTAGATCATCGTGGTCAATGAGCAGGACTGTTCCATGGAAATGTGAGATTTTAAGATGATGTTTGCATAAATATGATGAAGTACTTCACCAGCTATTTAAGTAGCTGGGTAAGCCAAAAACAGCTTTATCAGTCTAATGcaaatatatgtaatatttgcagaactttttaacttttcttttgtttgactgCAACCCTGATTCTGTGGTCAAAAATAAATTGAGGAAAATGTGACATATTTTCTATGTAATTAGACAATATTAAATTACAATTACACAATAACAATATTGACTTCATGTGATCACACATGGTAAAAATCAATTACATGACTTGAGCAGAAAATATCAGCCCTTATACTGAACTCTATGACCTTAAACCTTGGTTATACCAGGTCTGCAGTAGGTATACATTTAACTTCAGATAAGGTGACCTGAGCTATATCACCCACCTAAAAACAGCTTGTTTACTCATTCACTACCCTGTGTAAACAGCAGTAAATTAAGATTTTGGATGATGCACTGCATTGTGGGATTTTTAGCAGAAAGTAAAGTATGTTTCAATTTTTTCATTCCACCTCTCACTAAGAGtgtcaaaatgtattaattacTGATGAGTAAAATCCATTTACTTGGTTCAGTTTCACAGTCTATTACTagcatgctggctcactgtcacaaaCAATGTGGTGGCTTCTGAACAGAAGGGAGCCTTGTAAATCATACATGTACGAAAAGCCCTGAATGATggtgaataaaaaaagaaaagttgataATAATGCCATATTTTACTGGTTGAAAAGTGTTTGCACTGTTTTTGCACAATTTTTCACCAAATCAGGGGAGAGAAATGTTACCGAAGAGCACCAAAGAATGACAGAAATAgaatttgttcattttgtaaATGTCACACCTATTGTTATTAGGTAAATATTTCACAATTCAGTGATAAACACAAGAGCCTAACACTCTAGATCAATGCTATTAGGCCGTCACGACTATACTTACCGTGACGCCAGCTAAGGCTAGTTTTACGAACAAAAACAGTATCTTTGGAATAACATTGTTCTCActtaaatgacaaacaggagacTGTCTCTACTGTAGACcatacaaacaaatacagtcTCTATAAACAACCAGCTGTTTTGCAAGATGGATAATGAGCTAGCAACTAGCTTGGCACCTAACGGAAgttagctagcaagctaacaaCCGTTGTCTGGAAATTCAAAACAGATGCAAGATGATGCTGGTGTGGGCTGGTCACACACAACAGAGACGAGAAACGGGTCTCTGGTCGGTGTTATGCTATTTGCGACAAAATGGCCAGGAATTTGCTACGGTCCCGTAAATCTGCGCACAATACACCTATCCCCATGATCTGCGTCTTAAGACTGTTGTGACTGATACTCGCTAGCTTCAGTCCACGTTAACGTTATCCAAGCTAACTTACACAAGGCCGAGTAAAGTGAACAATCAAAACAAGACACGTGTCATCATCTAATGAGAGGTTTACATTACCTTCTGCCTTTCGGATATTCCTCACGAGCCCGTCACTAACAAAGTTCGGTAGGCCGCTAACGCTAAGTTATCTTCCCAGTGTCTAATATAACAGGACAGAAAACACGGTTACGTTTAAGTGATTTGGAGGACTAAACGATCAACGTTCAACGCGTGTGCCTCCAGTGTTGATGCGTGGCACGGCCTCTTACAGGCCAAAAAGAAGAGTTTGTTTAATGGTTGTGGTCCACAGACAGTCACCATGGGAAAATTAAGAAGACAATTCTCGTTCTTCAGCTAAAATGAAAGACCTTCCAGTTTACGGTAAAATTCAGTTCCGGGTCACTCCTGTTACCTCTTGCAGAGAGGAGGGATCAGTACGGTATATATACCCCCTACACACAAAACCTTACACAAGAGTGAGCCATAGTGATACCACATACGTTAACTGAGAAGTCCGCAAACCCCAAAAATGCAACAACTATCTAAAAACTAACAAGagtggaaacacaaacattacGGGAAACGCGTTACAACCCAGGACACATAAAAATATGGGAAACACACGAATTGCTACACCGGAAGAGCTCCGGAACGCTAGGGGGACTGAAAGGTTCGATTTGGATAAGCGGCAGCAACTTCTTCcatgcttcttcttcttcctcgaGTTTTACAGCTTAATGGTGCATACCGCCATCTACTGGACTGCAGTTTGTGACATAACGTCTCTACGAGGAGTCTGTAGGGTTTGTAGGTCAACTTCGTCTGACTTGACAGTGAACATGAGCTGTCGGTGGCTGTTGGGCGACATTACAATACCGCAGTGAAAGACGGACATGTCCAGGGCACTTCCCGCAGCGTTACCAAGCTCACGACACGCATCGATTAGTCTCACTTTTACCTGAGAGGACATGAGTTTTTAATGAATCTTTCTAAATCATAATCTTGAGGAGTGTGATGATGATGCGTGTTTGTCTTACAGTGAAACAGTCCTCTGGAGTCTCGGACTTCCCGGAGTCCGTGGTAGTGAGACAGGTTGTTGTCATGCAGGCAGTTTGCTGCAACACCAACACAAAGattattgaaataaaacaagactGGGTCAGAGACTCTCGATGAAGACCACCAGTGGAAGTGGCATGTTAAAATTAACGGGATGAAGCTTCGATCAGTTTTCTATTACATGCTTTGCATATTAAACTAAGTAGAAGGAAGCCAAGGAAGTTGAGCCTGACTCCAGGATTTTCGAAGCAAATCCGTAGTGTTTTACAAAAAGttgctatgttttttttttaagtgtttaagtttcatattttgtcttttgtttaaTATTTCGTGTCTTTCTTTCCAAACCAACACAGGGctttaatatattttcacaGACTAAGATAATAGccagagtattttttttttttttttgtcacagtgaagCCCAGAGATTGTCTACCTCAAGGACTCTTTCACTACTTTTATTTTAGTCTTTGAGTTCATGTATTTATCCACATCACAAAACTGAGTGTTCAGAATggattaattttttttagttgAAGTTGTGTAGAAGAGGGGTTCATATTCGCTGgagtattttttcattttcaaaagtaAGTGAAATGATTTGTCTTGTCTTTTGATTTTAGCCAGATGCCCTCCATCTTTTATCTTGATGACAGACGCTTTCTGCTGTGATTTCAGATTACTGTGCAGATGAGCGTTTTCAGGATTTTTCTTTCATGAAATGGTTAGAAAAGTTCACTGCACCATGAGTGGATCAGCATCATGTCTCTGATCTTACAGCTCCTAACAATAGCACTGAGATCTCTACCAAACAGTTACCATGTAACTGCAGAGGACCTGCAGGCAGGTTTAGCTGACACTGAATGGTGGTGCACCAGGCATGTAGTTTTATGTGAAAGTTTTCTTGTTCTTCCAGATCTTGTCTTGACTTCCACAGTTCCCTTTAACTACTATTCTGAGTGACATTCTTTTGCTAGTAGCTCTTTAAAGAAGAATTACACAATTTGAAGAAGTGCTTAAACCAAACTGGAAGTATATTCTTGATGTTTTATCTTTGTAGATGCAGCTTGCATTATAAACATGTATGTGTGGGCACACCATTCATCAACAGTGTTTTATTCACACAGAATGAGGCTGTTCTTCACTTTCATACAGTCCCTCACATCTATTATTTATCTAaaggaagtaaaaccaaaatctaaaaattctccattacaagtaaaagtcctgcattacCAGTTTTGAATTTCTGTAGTTTGAGGGACAGTTGCCACATGAAGATTAGACCATAAGCACCTTAAGATGATCACAGACAGACTTTTAATAGGTTATCCTGTCATACAGAAGAACAGAATAAGAACAGTTATTGTAGACTAAGATAAGCTGACTACACTGATCTGATACCTGCCTGACttcactgcagttttttgtctctgcagttttttgtctctgcttttcagGGCAAAGAAGTTCCACCTTTTTCCATCCACTTGGAAAAAGCATTGGGCAGAAGCCAACAGGTGAATCAGCTCAGTCCTCTACCTGTACGTCTGTATCAGAACAAGATGAGAAAGTTCTTATTGTTGGttcttttctgtcacattaTCACACTATGTATTAGTGTTTAGTTTAATGACactcacattattattatcGTTTTGAATGATGGAATCAGTGGGTATTCAGTAATGTAAGTCTTggtgaaatgtgaacatttattaatgttaacgctaataaatgatgaatttaaatatataattatgttctataaaataataatattattatgaaTTTCTCATCTGTATTTCAGGGTTCAGGCTAACAATCAGAAACTTCCTCTCAGCAGCTCTTAACTGACCACAGCGAGTGTTTCATCATGTCAGCTACACTATGCAGATACCATGTGAGGAGTCCCACCCCACCCTTCCTGAAACTAATATACAGACATAATATTCCTTAATTTCTGTAAGTGAACAAAAACTGTTGAgtgtaatatttatatttattatatttgtcATAATATTGATTTAAGTTTTTTCAATTTGGACTAAAAGTAATCATTTTGCAGAGAATATTAAAGCATAAACACTAAGAAGTCTGGATCCCTTTCTATTTGTTACTCTGTCTTTACCACTTTTCCAATAAAGATACAGGAGGATACAGAACTCAATAAAATTACCACTGCATcaatattttattctgttttgtatCATAAATGTGCATCAAGCAGAACTTGTTTTTACTGAATACTGAGAAGTTAAAATCTTAAAACCACCAGAAAGTCACAAGATACACCAAAATGGTCAAGTGTGAATTCACAGATcagatttaaacatttcaggTTTCAAAGGATACACTGAAGAGGGATGCCTGTGAGGATAATCAGAGAGCTGACAGGACTGACATCTGCAGAGAACTGATGCTGCtgttcagctttttctgcagATATTTGTCAGAGAGACCAAAGAcaataaggaagaaaaaaagaaagactgcaGAACTAAAACATTTTTCCCGTGCAGCCTTTGGAAACctcaaaaatcatgtttatttaccTCTGTTGTTATTCTAGCCAAACATGCATATAGTAGGTTtgacataaacagaaaaatttCAGCCAACACCCCAATAAAATACTGTAGGGGAAAATATCCTCTCTG contains:
- the dedd gene encoding death effector domain-containing protein, which encodes MTSQQPQLPNAVIPPQLAQNSSAQQARPHIQANQLHSSSATAGPLEHRALTGRPGCSGVSAASGEVTNRNVSASCTNSSLSRRDGGFEPWPEEAVDNSHGLYSLHRMFDIVGAQLTHRDVRVLSFLFVDVIDEYERGGIRSGRDFLLALERQGRCDETNFRHVLQLLRIITRHDLLPYVTLRKRQAVCPDPVDKYLEETSVRYISPRGTVQSKDTVPHRRTGPQPVICCSPSGPHVGPPRTKPAPPVPNRKRKRSHSSADCREKQTCDIRLRVRAEYCQHESALQGNVFSNKQEAVERQFERFNQANTILKSRDLGSIICDIKFSELTYLDAFWRDYINGSLLEALKGVFITDSLKQAVGHEAIKLLVNVDEEDYQAGRRKLLCNLVTGGGSPPGGSKDSVS